One Micromonospora sp. FIMYZ51 genomic window carries:
- a CDS encoding winged helix-turn-helix domain-containing protein, whose translation MPRQPVYEQIIADVIASIQSGALQPGDKLPSIAQLCEQYQASPTPIRFALRILDERGWIEVHQGKGSFVAAAPPS comes from the coding sequence ATGCCCAGACAACCCGTATACGAGCAGATCATCGCCGATGTGATCGCGTCGATACAGTCCGGCGCGCTGCAACCTGGAGACAAGTTGCCGTCCATCGCGCAACTGTGCGAGCAGTACCAGGCCAGCCCGACGCCGATCAGGTTCGCGCTACGAATCCTCGACGAACGGGGCTGGATCGAGGTGCACCAGGGCAAGGGCTCGTTCGTGGCGGCGGCACCGCCCTCCTGA
- a CDS encoding AbrB/MazE/SpoVT family DNA-binding domain-containing protein, translated as MKLNSKGQVTIPAALRARYGLHEGDEVDVVEDGGTLRIVRISGAESRGQRLVRHMRGRGNAKQTEHMSTDELMELLRGE; from the coding sequence ATGAAGCTCAACAGCAAAGGACAGGTAACGATCCCGGCCGCTTTGCGCGCCAGGTACGGCCTGCATGAGGGCGACGAGGTCGACGTCGTTGAGGACGGCGGCACGCTGCGGATCGTCCGTATCAGCGGTGCCGAGAGCCGAGGACAACGTCTCGTACGGCACATGCGCGGCAGAGGGAATGCCAAGCAGACCGAACACATGTCGACCGACGAACTGATGGAGTTGCTGCGTGGCGAGTGA
- a CDS encoding type II toxin-antitoxin system VapC family toxin, which produces MASDRLRAVAHGPADSATTLVDTNVLLDVITDDPRWGDWSSGALAEARDAGALVINPIVYAEASVRFARIEDLDEALPAGDFLREELPYPAGFLAGKAYLAYRAQGGTKRSPIADFYIGAHAAVCGYRLLTRGGARYRTYFPRLELITPDE; this is translated from the coding sequence GTGGCGAGTGACCGGCTCCGCGCTGTCGCACACGGACCCGCCGACTCGGCCACAACCCTGGTGGACACCAACGTGCTGTTGGACGTCATCACCGATGATCCCCGGTGGGGCGACTGGTCCAGCGGCGCGCTCGCGGAGGCCCGCGACGCTGGTGCCCTCGTCATAAACCCAATCGTCTACGCGGAGGCGTCGGTGCGTTTCGCCCGCATCGAGGACTTGGACGAGGCGTTGCCAGCTGGCGACTTCCTCCGCGAGGAACTGCCATATCCGGCCGGCTTTCTAGCCGGCAAGGCATACCTGGCCTACCGCGCGCAGGGCGGCACCAAGAGGTCCCCGATCGCTGACTTCTATATCGGTGCGCATGCCGCCGTGTGCGGGTATCGGCTGCTCACCCGTGGCGGGGCCCGCTATCGAACGTACTTTCCCAGACTTGAATTGATCACACCGGATGAGTGA
- the glgA gene encoding glycogen synthase, producing MTDSPPLRVDLLTREYPPEVYGGAGVHVEYLARELRRITDVRVHCFGAPRTEPGVRAYAEPAGLADANPALRTMGVDLEMAAGCAGADVVHSHTWYANLAGHTAKLLYGVPHVVTAHSLEPLRPWKAEQLGGGYALSSWCERTAYESADAIVAVSAGMRRDVLAAYPTIDPDRVHVIYNGIDTAQYAPDPGTDVLARLGIDPALPSVVYVGRITRQKGLPHLLRAARDLPPDVQLVLLAGAPDTPEIAAEVQGLVAELRAGRSGVIWVPEMLPKSEVIQILTHATIFVCPSVYEPMGIVNLEAMACETAVVATATGGIPEVVADGDTGLLVPIEQTADSTPVDPARFEADLAARLNELLAAPERAAALGRAGRRRAVEHFSWDAIAARTLELYRALRG from the coding sequence ATGACCGACTCCCCACCGCTGCGCGTCGACCTGCTCACCCGGGAGTACCCGCCGGAGGTCTACGGCGGCGCCGGGGTGCACGTCGAGTACCTGGCCCGGGAGTTGCGTCGGATCACCGACGTACGGGTGCACTGCTTCGGCGCGCCGCGCACCGAGCCGGGCGTGCGGGCGTACGCCGAGCCGGCGGGGCTGGCCGACGCGAACCCGGCGCTGCGCACCATGGGGGTGGACCTGGAGATGGCCGCCGGGTGTGCCGGCGCGGACGTGGTGCACAGCCACACCTGGTACGCCAACCTGGCCGGGCACACCGCCAAGCTGCTGTACGGGGTGCCGCACGTGGTGACCGCGCACAGCCTGGAGCCACTGCGACCGTGGAAGGCCGAACAGCTCGGCGGCGGCTACGCGCTCTCCTCGTGGTGCGAACGCACGGCGTACGAGTCGGCCGACGCGATCGTGGCGGTAAGCGCGGGGATGCGCCGGGACGTGCTGGCCGCGTACCCGACTATCGACCCGGACCGGGTGCACGTGATCTACAACGGCATCGACACCGCGCAGTACGCCCCCGACCCCGGCACCGACGTGTTGGCGCGGCTCGGCATCGATCCGGCCCTGCCCAGCGTGGTCTACGTCGGCCGGATCACCCGCCAGAAGGGCCTGCCGCACCTGCTGCGTGCCGCCCGTGACCTGCCGCCGGACGTCCAGCTGGTGCTGCTGGCCGGCGCACCGGACACCCCGGAGATCGCCGCCGAGGTGCAGGGCCTGGTCGCCGAGTTGCGCGCCGGCCGCTCCGGGGTGATCTGGGTGCCCGAGATGCTGCCGAAATCCGAGGTGATCCAGATCCTCACCCACGCCACGATCTTCGTCTGCCCGTCGGTGTACGAGCCGATGGGCATCGTCAACCTGGAGGCGATGGCCTGCGAGACGGCGGTGGTCGCCACCGCCACCGGCGGCATCCCCGAGGTGGTCGCCGACGGCGACACCGGCCTGCTGGTCCCGATCGAGCAGACCGCCGACAGCACGCCGGTCGACCCGGCCCGCTTCGAGGCCGACCTGGCGGCCCGGCTGAACGAACTGCTGGCGGCTCCGGAGCGCGCCGCCGCGCTCGGCCGCGCCGGCCGGCGGCGCGCCGTCGAGCACTTCTCCTGGGACGCCATCGCCGCCCGCACCCTGGAGCTCTACCGCGCGTTGCGCGGGTAA
- the glgC gene encoding glucose-1-phosphate adenylyltransferase, translating into MAAKVLAIVLAGGEGKRLMPLTTDRAKPAVPFGGMYRMVDFVLSNLANAGYLKIVVLTQYKSHSLDRHITKTWRMSTLLGNYVTPVPAQQRRGPWWFAGSADAIYQSFNLIYDEQPDYVIVFGADHIYRMDPRQMVEEHIASGASVTVAGIRQPLTMADQFGVIEVGEDGRQIRAFREKPTDAVGLPDAPDEIYASMGNYVFTTRALIDAVERDAEDKTSKHDMGGSIIPMLVERGEANVYDFRDNEVPGSTDRDRGYWRDVGTLDSFYDAHMDLINVHPVFNLYNFDWPIYTEQPPYPPAKFVHQWGERVGRAVASMVSPGAVISGSLVENSIVSPKVKVHSWAHVDGAVLMEGVEIGRHAVVRRAILDKNVYVPEGAEIGVDLERDRQRYTVSDNGIVVIGKGQKVEP; encoded by the coding sequence ATGGCTGCCAAGGTGCTCGCGATCGTCCTGGCCGGCGGAGAGGGCAAGCGCCTGATGCCGCTGACCACGGACCGGGCCAAGCCGGCCGTCCCGTTCGGCGGGATGTACCGCATGGTCGATTTCGTCCTCTCCAACCTGGCCAACGCCGGCTATCTGAAGATCGTCGTGCTGACCCAGTACAAGTCCCACTCCCTCGACCGGCACATCACCAAGACGTGGCGGATGTCGACGCTGCTCGGCAACTACGTCACGCCGGTGCCCGCGCAGCAGCGTCGGGGTCCGTGGTGGTTCGCCGGCTCGGCCGACGCGATCTACCAGAGCTTCAACCTGATCTACGACGAGCAGCCCGACTATGTGATCGTCTTCGGCGCCGATCACATCTACCGGATGGACCCGCGGCAGATGGTGGAGGAGCACATCGCCTCCGGTGCCAGCGTGACCGTGGCCGGCATCCGGCAGCCGCTCACCATGGCCGACCAGTTCGGGGTCATCGAGGTCGGCGAGGACGGCCGGCAGATCCGCGCCTTCCGGGAGAAGCCCACCGACGCGGTCGGCCTGCCCGACGCGCCCGACGAGATCTACGCCTCGATGGGCAACTACGTCTTCACCACCCGGGCGCTGATCGACGCGGTCGAACGCGACGCGGAGGACAAGACCAGCAAGCACGACATGGGCGGCAGCATCATCCCGATGCTTGTCGAGCGGGGTGAGGCGAACGTCTACGACTTCCGCGACAACGAGGTGCCGGGCAGCACCGACCGGGACCGGGGCTACTGGCGCGACGTGGGGACCCTGGACTCGTTCTACGACGCGCACATGGATCTGATCAACGTGCACCCGGTGTTCAACCTCTACAACTTCGACTGGCCGATCTACACCGAGCAGCCGCCGTACCCGCCGGCCAAGTTCGTGCACCAGTGGGGCGAACGGGTCGGCCGGGCGGTCGCCTCGATGGTCTCGCCCGGTGCGGTGATCTCCGGTTCGCTGGTGGAGAACTCGATCGTCTCGCCGAAGGTGAAGGTGCACTCCTGGGCGCACGTGGACGGCGCGGTGCTGATGGAGGGTGTCGAGATCGGCCGGCACGCGGTGGTCCGCCGGGCCATCCTGGACAAGAACGTCTACGTGCCCGAGGGCGCCGAGATCGGCGTGGACCTGGAACGGGACCGGCAGCGTTACACCGTCTCCGACAACGGCATCGTGGTCATCGGTAAGGGACAGAAGGTAGAGCCATGA
- the pgm gene encoding phosphoglucomutase (alpha-D-glucose-1,6-bisphosphate-dependent) translates to MSSHPRAGQPAQSDDLVDVPRLVTAYYAEHPDPADPAQQVSFGTSGHRGSSLRNAFNSDHILAVTQALCDYRREQGIDGPLFLGRDTHALSAPAAVDALEVLAANEVTVLVDSRDGYTPTPAVSHAILTHNRGRTAALADGIVITPSHNPPDDGGFKYNPTHGGPADSDVTKWIQDRANAILAAGGKEVRRIPYARARAADTTGTYDFLGGYVHDLPAVLDLDAIRAAGVRIGADPLGGASVAYWGEIADRHRLDLTVVNPNVDPTWRFMTLDGDGKIRMDCSSPNAMASLIARRADYQVATGNDADADRHGIVTPDAGLMNPNHYLAVAIAHLFRTRDQWGPDAAVGKTLVSSSMIDRVAADLGRPLLEVPVGFKWFVPGLLDGAVGFGGEESAGASFLRRDGGTWTTDKDGILLCLLAAEIIGTTGRTPSEHWAELADRFGAPAYARIDAPATREQKAVLGKLSPEQVTATELAGEPITATLTTAPGNGAPIGGLKVTTESGWFAARPSGTEDVYKIYAESFQGPEHLARLQQEAADLVTAVLDTA, encoded by the coding sequence ATGAGCAGTCATCCTCGTGCCGGCCAGCCGGCCCAGTCCGACGACCTGGTGGACGTGCCCCGGCTGGTGACCGCGTACTACGCCGAGCATCCCGACCCGGCCGACCCGGCGCAGCAGGTCTCCTTCGGCACCTCCGGGCACCGCGGGTCGAGCCTGCGCAACGCCTTCAACTCCGACCACATCCTCGCGGTCACCCAGGCGCTCTGTGACTACCGCCGCGAGCAGGGCATCGACGGCCCGCTCTTCCTCGGCCGGGACACCCATGCGCTCTCCGCCCCGGCGGCGGTCGACGCGCTGGAGGTGCTCGCCGCCAACGAGGTCACCGTGCTTGTGGACAGCCGGGACGGCTACACCCCGACCCCTGCGGTGTCGCACGCCATCCTCACCCACAACCGGGGGCGCACCGCCGCGCTGGCCGACGGCATCGTGATCACCCCGTCGCACAATCCGCCGGACGACGGCGGGTTCAAGTACAACCCCACCCACGGCGGGCCGGCCGACTCCGACGTCACGAAGTGGATCCAGGACCGCGCGAACGCGATCCTCGCCGCCGGGGGAAAGGAGGTGCGCCGCATCCCGTACGCGCGGGCCCGTGCCGCCGACACCACCGGCACGTACGACTTCCTCGGCGGGTACGTCCACGACCTGCCGGCGGTGCTCGACCTCGACGCGATCCGGGCCGCCGGGGTACGCATCGGCGCCGATCCGCTAGGCGGCGCCAGCGTCGCCTACTGGGGCGAGATCGCCGACCGGCACCGGCTCGACCTGACCGTGGTCAACCCGAACGTCGACCCGACCTGGCGGTTCATGACGCTTGACGGCGACGGCAAGATCCGGATGGACTGCTCCTCGCCGAACGCGATGGCCTCGCTGATCGCCAGGCGCGCCGACTACCAGGTCGCCACCGGTAACGACGCCGACGCCGACCGGCACGGCATCGTCACCCCGGACGCCGGGCTGATGAACCCGAACCACTATCTCGCGGTGGCGATCGCCCACCTGTTCCGTACCCGCGACCAGTGGGGTCCGGACGCCGCGGTCGGCAAGACCCTGGTCTCCTCCTCCATGATCGACCGGGTCGCCGCCGACCTCGGGCGGCCCCTGCTGGAGGTGCCGGTCGGCTTCAAGTGGTTCGTGCCCGGCCTGCTCGACGGCGCGGTCGGCTTCGGCGGCGAGGAGAGCGCCGGTGCGTCCTTCCTGCGTCGCGACGGCGGCACCTGGACCACCGACAAGGACGGCATCCTGCTCTGCCTGCTCGCGGCCGAGATCATCGGGACCACCGGTCGTACCCCAAGCGAGCACTGGGCGGAGTTGGCCGACCGGTTCGGCGCGCCCGCGTACGCCCGGATCGACGCCCCGGCCACCCGGGAGCAGAAGGCGGTGCTCGGCAAGCTCTCGCCGGAGCAGGTGACGGCGACCGAACTGGCCGGGGAACCGATCACCGCCACGTTGACCACGGCCCCCGGCAACGGTGCCCCGATCGGTGGTCTCAAGGTGACCACCGAGAGCGGCTGGTTCGCCGCTCGCCCCTCCGGCACCGAGGACGTCTACAAGATCTACGCCGAGTCCTTCCAGGGCCCGGAGCACCTGGCCCGCCTCCAACAGGAGGCGGCAGACCTGGTCACCGCGGTCCTCGACACCGCCTGA
- a CDS encoding glycosyltransferase, whose amino-acid sequence MKFKTFVSFVLYCRNEAAGLERFLEQVGPWLTENFELHELVVVDDNSTDDPTPLVQRCAARFRLNAVVIRLARRHGVEAGIKAGLDRAMGDWVFELESSVVDFPLDTLALMYQVGTTGGCDIVTASGDDGPLRSRIFYRLVNRYSDLDMPLRAERLRLTSRRTLVAMLAMREKVRYRKALYAILGHRHEHLRYEPTMVNSAQRRRLNRETTSLAFDILLSFSNFGLRAAHRLCLIFGALSVAGIIYAVVVYLVKSDLIQGWTTLAILVSGGFTGLFLILGVLGEYLARILVEVRARPMYSVQDTAVCQSAELPGRTAGPPGPYLREQMAETPGHPATIGSRA is encoded by the coding sequence ATGAAATTCAAGACCTTCGTGAGTTTCGTGCTCTACTGCCGAAACGAGGCGGCCGGGCTGGAACGGTTTCTGGAACAGGTGGGTCCCTGGCTCACCGAGAATTTCGAGCTGCATGAACTGGTGGTGGTCGACGACAACTCGACGGACGATCCGACCCCGCTGGTGCAGAGGTGCGCGGCCCGATTCCGGCTCAACGCGGTGGTGATCCGCCTGGCCCGGCGACACGGTGTGGAGGCCGGCATCAAGGCCGGGCTGGACCGGGCGATGGGCGACTGGGTCTTCGAGCTGGAAAGCTCGGTGGTGGACTTCCCGCTGGACACCCTGGCCCTGATGTACCAGGTCGGCACCACCGGCGGCTGCGACATCGTCACCGCCAGCGGCGACGACGGACCGCTGCGCAGCCGGATCTTCTACCGCCTGGTCAACAGGTACAGCGACCTGGACATGCCGTTGCGGGCCGAACGCCTGCGACTGACCTCCCGCCGCACGTTGGTCGCCATGCTCGCGATGCGGGAGAAGGTCCGTTACCGCAAGGCCCTGTACGCCATCCTCGGGCACCGACACGAGCACCTGCGGTACGAGCCGACAATGGTGAACAGCGCCCAACGGCGCCGGCTGAACCGGGAGACGACCAGCCTCGCCTTCGACATCCTGCTGTCGTTCTCCAACTTCGGACTACGCGCCGCGCACCGGCTCTGCCTCATCTTCGGCGCGCTGTCGGTCGCCGGGATCATCTACGCGGTCGTGGTGTACCTCGTCAAGTCCGACCTCATCCAGGGCTGGACCACGCTCGCCATCCTGGTCTCCGGTGGGTTCACCGGCCTCTTCCTCATCCTCGGCGTACTCGGGGAGTACCTGGCGCGGATCCTGGTCGAGGTCCGCGCCCGGCCGATGTACTCGGTGCAGGACACCGCGGTGTGCCAGTCGGCCGAGCTACCGGGACGCACGGCGGGACCGCCTGGGCCGTACCTGCGCGAGCAGATGGCCGAGACCCCCGGCCACCCGGCGACGATCGGTTCGCGCGCATGA
- a CDS encoding FAD-dependent oxidoreductase, with the protein MVNGRISIDAVVFGAGVFGLWAARRHLAQGRSVAIVDVDRRPLVRASLINQARGHNGYHYPRSVYTAVRSASYYDRFLRDFPTAVNHRFRAVYAVAAEGSFVDAAHFEKFCATVGVPARRIDPTEFFHDGAVEAAYETDEFSFDAPQLRTALLAHLAAYADRVHWFLGDTVAEAGRDGEAWRMTLRSGVRLTTGSVVNATYAGTNALLTAFGLDPVPLKYELCEIALVDAPAHRDVALTVMDGPFFSLMPFGHSPWHSLYAVAYSPHLTSSEVLPTFGCQARVPDCRPTTLANCGPCPARPASSYPYMHAVARRFLSNAHRLRQSESLFTVRAVLSAAEVDDSRPTLVRVEHEQPSFITLLGGKVNTIFDLDEVL; encoded by the coding sequence ATGGTGAATGGGCGCATTTCTATTGATGCCGTCGTCTTCGGAGCCGGTGTCTTCGGGCTCTGGGCGGCGCGCCGGCATCTCGCCCAGGGGCGGTCCGTCGCCATCGTCGACGTCGACCGACGCCCGCTGGTGCGGGCCAGCCTGATCAACCAGGCCCGTGGTCACAACGGCTACCACTACCCGCGCAGCGTCTACACGGCGGTACGTTCGGCCAGCTACTACGACCGGTTCCTGCGGGACTTCCCGACCGCGGTCAACCACCGCTTCCGCGCGGTGTACGCGGTCGCCGCGGAAGGCTCCTTCGTGGACGCCGCACACTTCGAGAAGTTCTGCGCCACCGTGGGCGTGCCGGCACGACGGATCGATCCGACCGAGTTCTTCCACGACGGCGCCGTCGAAGCGGCGTACGAGACCGACGAGTTCAGCTTCGACGCACCGCAGTTACGCACGGCGCTGCTGGCGCACCTGGCGGCGTACGCCGACCGGGTGCACTGGTTCCTCGGTGACACCGTGGCCGAGGCCGGCCGGGACGGCGAGGCGTGGCGGATGACGTTGCGATCCGGTGTGCGGCTGACCACCGGTTCGGTGGTCAACGCGACATACGCCGGCACCAACGCCCTGCTCACCGCGTTCGGCCTGGACCCGGTGCCGCTGAAGTACGAGCTGTGCGAGATCGCCCTGGTGGACGCCCCGGCCCATCGGGACGTGGCCCTCACCGTGATGGACGGTCCCTTCTTCTCCCTCATGCCCTTCGGGCACAGCCCCTGGCACAGCCTCTACGCGGTGGCGTACTCCCCCCATCTGACCAGCTCCGAGGTCCTGCCCACGTTCGGCTGCCAGGCTCGGGTGCCGGATTGCCGACCCACCACGCTGGCCAACTGCGGCCCGTGTCCGGCCCGACCGGCCAGCAGTTATCCGTACATGCACGCCGTCGCCCGGCGCTTCCTTTCGAATGCGCATCGGCTGCGGCAGAGCGAAAGTCTCTTCACGGTCCGGGCGGTCCTTTCCGCGGCGGAGGTCGACGACTCCCGCCCGACCCTGGTCCGGGTCGAGCACGAGCAGCCCTCCTTCATCACATTGCTCGGCGGCAAAGTGAACACGATTTTTGACCTCGATGAGGTGCTATGA
- a CDS encoding sugar phosphate isomerase/epimerase family protein → MKVAISNIAWEPADDEKVADLLRHVGVDGIEVAPTKIWPDLTAVTPQEASGYARTWARAGLPVVAAQSLLYGRPDLTLFGPDRERFVGYLARVIDLCVAMGATVLVFGSPRNRRRDGLPVKVADRIAVEVFGRLADRATALGASLCLEANPAEYGTDYLTRAVEAAALVRAVDSPGLRLHLDTACLALAGEDGAACVRRFAPLLRHTHVSEPDLGPVGDPDPRHRDFAAALSAVGYPGYLSVEMRQVAGDRRAAVERAARYAVTLCGGRP, encoded by the coding sequence ATGAAGGTGGCCATCAGCAACATCGCCTGGGAGCCCGCCGACGACGAGAAGGTCGCCGATCTGCTGCGTCACGTCGGAGTCGACGGCATCGAGGTGGCGCCGACGAAGATCTGGCCGGATCTCACCGCCGTGACTCCCCAGGAGGCCAGCGGGTACGCGCGCACCTGGGCGCGGGCCGGCCTGCCGGTGGTGGCCGCCCAGTCGCTGCTGTACGGGCGGCCCGATCTCACCCTGTTCGGACCGGATCGGGAGAGGTTCGTCGGGTACCTGGCCCGGGTGATCGACTTGTGCGTCGCGATGGGTGCCACCGTGCTGGTCTTCGGCAGTCCGCGCAACCGGCGACGGGACGGGCTGCCCGTGAAGGTTGCGGACCGGATCGCCGTCGAGGTCTTCGGGCGGCTGGCGGACCGGGCGACGGCGCTCGGCGCGAGCCTCTGTCTGGAGGCCAACCCCGCCGAGTACGGCACCGACTACCTCACCCGGGCGGTGGAGGCGGCGGCGCTGGTCCGCGCGGTCGACTCGCCGGGGCTGCGGTTGCATCTGGACACCGCGTGCCTGGCGCTGGCGGGCGAGGACGGGGCGGCGTGCGTGCGCAGGTTCGCCCCGTTGCTGCGGCACACCCATGTGAGCGAACCCGACCTCGGACCGGTTGGCGATCCCGATCCGCGGCACCGCGATTTCGCGGCCGCCCTGTCTGCGGTGGGCTACCCGGGTTACCTGAGTGTGGAGATGCGACAGGTGGCCGGTGATCGGCGGGCCGCCGTGGAACGGGCCGCCCGGTACGCGGTGACCCTGTGTGGCGGGCGACCATGA
- a CDS encoding glycosyltransferase family 2 protein has protein sequence MTELRQVTCPDWQVPPHERRDFAPRRSRYAVVVPVINEGERIQAQVRRMFACGHGLDVLIADGGSTDGSLAEDFLAAHGVRSLLTKTGPGRLSAQLRMAFAAAMADGYQGVITVDGNGKDGVEAIARFAATLDAGYDYVQGSRFVPGGRAENTPWSRYLGIRLVHAPLLSAGARKWYTDTTNGFRGHSARLLTDPRVDVFREVFDAYELLTYLPVRAARLGLRVCEVPVIRAYPSGAVPTKIKGWSGNLDMFAVAARAAIGRYNPTHD, from the coding sequence ATGACCGAGCTGCGGCAGGTGACCTGCCCGGACTGGCAGGTACCCCCACACGAGCGGCGGGACTTCGCCCCCCGGCGCAGCCGGTACGCGGTGGTGGTGCCCGTGATCAACGAGGGCGAGCGGATCCAGGCCCAGGTGCGCCGGATGTTCGCCTGCGGCCACGGCCTGGACGTGCTGATCGCCGACGGCGGCAGCACGGACGGCTCGCTCGCCGAGGACTTCCTGGCCGCCCACGGCGTACGGTCGTTGCTGACCAAGACCGGGCCGGGCCGGCTCAGCGCCCAACTGCGGATGGCCTTCGCCGCCGCCATGGCCGACGGCTACCAGGGCGTGATCACCGTGGACGGCAACGGCAAGGATGGCGTCGAGGCCATCGCGCGCTTCGCGGCCACCCTGGACGCGGGGTACGACTACGTGCAGGGTTCCCGTTTCGTCCCCGGCGGCCGGGCGGAGAACACCCCCTGGTCACGGTATCTGGGGATCCGGCTGGTGCACGCGCCGCTGCTGTCGGCCGGTGCGCGAAAGTGGTACACGGACACCACCAACGGGTTTCGGGGCCACTCGGCACGACTGCTTACCGATCCCCGGGTGGATGTGTTCCGGGAGGTCTTCGACGCCTACGAGCTGTTGACCTACCTGCCGGTGCGGGCGGCCCGGCTGGGCCTGCGGGTCTGTGAGGTGCCGGTGATCCGGGCCTATCCGTCGGGGGCGGTGCCTACCAAGATCAAAGGCTGGTCCGGGAACCTGGACATGTTCGCCGTCGCTGCCCGCGCGGCGATCGGCCGCTACAACCCGACCCATGACTGA
- a CDS encoding FkbM family methyltransferase — protein MNWAVPAVVRQSGNVIAFVWSHPANRGARLGGLARAVRFQLRGRMGLRTLTRVGSGGRMWAELHYHGASKVAYVNPPDWNEMLAWRRILQPGDLFVDVGSNVGAYALFAADAGAEVIAIEPSRESARRLRENVALNDFPVSVLECGLADRPGELRLTTGRDTTNHLLLGPDADGEVVAVDTLDNVLGDRFAVGVKIDVEGVERLVLDGAREALRQHRIGVLQIEWNGMSRRLLGEDRLPIAALLEECGYQLVRPDERGVFQDAEAVATSAQDMFAVLPEYRSGM, from the coding sequence ATGAACTGGGCTGTTCCCGCAGTCGTGCGGCAGAGCGGCAACGTAATCGCCTTTGTCTGGTCGCATCCCGCCAACCGTGGCGCTCGGCTCGGTGGGCTCGCTCGTGCCGTGCGTTTTCAACTGCGCGGGCGGATGGGCCTGCGCACCCTGACCCGGGTGGGCAGCGGTGGCCGGATGTGGGCCGAGCTGCATTACCACGGAGCCTCGAAGGTTGCCTACGTCAATCCGCCTGACTGGAACGAGATGCTGGCGTGGCGACGCATCCTGCAACCCGGGGATCTCTTTGTCGACGTGGGCAGCAACGTCGGTGCGTACGCGCTCTTCGCCGCGGACGCGGGCGCGGAGGTCATCGCGATCGAGCCGAGCCGGGAGAGCGCGCGACGCCTGCGGGAGAACGTCGCGCTCAACGACTTTCCGGTCTCGGTTCTCGAATGCGGGCTGGCCGACCGCCCGGGCGAACTGCGGCTCACGACTGGCCGCGACACCACGAACCATCTCCTGCTCGGGCCGGACGCCGACGGAGAGGTGGTCGCTGTCGACACGTTGGACAACGTTCTCGGGGACCGGTTCGCGGTGGGTGTGAAGATCGACGTCGAGGGCGTCGAACGCCTGGTGCTCGACGGGGCCCGGGAAGCCCTGCGGCAGCACCGGATCGGGGTGCTGCAAATCGAGTGGAACGGGATGAGCCGCCGCCTGCTGGGCGAGGATCGACTACCCATCGCGGCCCTGCTCGAAGAGTGCGGCTACCAGCTCGTACGCCCCGACGAGCGAGGAGTTTTCCAGGACGCCGAGGCCGTCGCCACCTCGGCGCAGGACATGTTCGCGGTCCTGCCGGAATACCGATCTGGAATGTAA